A stretch of the Fretibacterium sp. OH1220_COT-178 genome encodes the following:
- a CDS encoding DUF262 domain-containing protein: MAALNFNTANSTFRQLFGNGLSYHIPPFQRDYSWTEDEWDDLWQDILGLFEPDGEPAHYMGYLVLQSSDSKRFDIIDGQQRLTTLSVMILAGLAHLQDLVEAGLDAEKNALRKEQLRGSYIGYLDPVTLVPRSKLKLNRHNNRFYQTYLVPLETLPQRGLNASEHQLRKAFIWFRERIRTRCGMTVSSGQDLAAFLDSLVDKLFFTVITVTDELNAFKVFETLNARGVRLSATDLLKNYLFSVVSSQDTHETELKALEERWERIVGLLGSESFPEFLRVFWNSRNSLVRKAELFKTIRRRVATREAAFELLRLLDLYAGLYAALRDPQDDTWNREEKRSLEQLLMFNVRQPLAMLMACRARFYESDRAAFTRIVKAVAVVSFRYNVICNLQTHEQERLYNAIAWKVSNGKYERPSEVIEALRSVYPDDGQFKAAFGEKELRTANSRNKKVARYILFEIERQCSGQDLDFESAAYTLEHILPEHPSEAWDHIEESRQDRLIYRIGNMTPLEVGLNRELGNREYAEKRKVYPKSAFRITRAVAEHYETWDGSRIESRQERLAAVAAGIWKIDFGR, translated from the coding sequence GTGGCGGCACTCAATTTCAATACGGCGAACTCCACGTTCAGGCAGCTCTTTGGCAACGGACTGAGCTACCACATTCCTCCCTTCCAGCGGGATTACTCCTGGACGGAGGATGAGTGGGACGACCTGTGGCAGGACATCCTTGGACTTTTCGAGCCCGACGGAGAGCCGGCGCATTATATGGGATACCTGGTCCTGCAGTCCTCGGACAGCAAACGTTTCGACATCATCGACGGCCAGCAGCGTCTCACGACCCTCAGCGTGATGATCCTGGCCGGGCTGGCGCATCTTCAGGATCTCGTGGAGGCCGGATTGGATGCCGAGAAAAACGCTCTCAGAAAAGAACAGCTTCGGGGAAGCTACATCGGCTATCTCGACCCGGTGACGTTGGTGCCGCGCTCCAAGCTGAAATTGAACCGGCACAACAACCGCTTTTATCAGACCTATCTGGTTCCCCTCGAAACTCTGCCCCAGAGGGGGCTCAACGCCTCGGAGCATCAGCTGCGCAAGGCCTTCATCTGGTTCAGGGAGCGTATCAGAACCCGCTGCGGCATGACGGTCTCCAGCGGGCAGGATCTGGCGGCCTTTCTGGATTCCCTCGTGGACAAACTTTTTTTCACCGTCATCACCGTAACCGACGAACTGAACGCCTTCAAGGTGTTCGAGACCCTCAACGCCCGGGGGGTGAGGCTGTCCGCAACCGACCTGCTGAAAAACTACCTGTTTTCGGTCGTCAGCTCTCAGGATACCCACGAAACGGAACTCAAAGCCCTCGAGGAACGATGGGAACGCATTGTCGGTCTGCTGGGGAGCGAGAGCTTTCCCGAATTTCTTCGGGTTTTCTGGAACAGCCGAAACTCGCTGGTGCGCAAGGCCGAGCTCTTCAAGACCATCCGCAGGAGGGTCGCGACCCGAGAGGCCGCCTTCGAGCTGCTGCGCCTCCTGGACCTCTACGCCGGCCTGTACGCGGCGCTCCGGGACCCCCAGGACGACACGTGGAATCGTGAGGAAAAGCGCTCACTCGAACAACTGCTGATGTTCAACGTGCGCCAGCCTCTGGCGATGCTCATGGCCTGTCGGGCCAGATTTTATGAGTCCGACAGGGCCGCGTTCACCCGGATCGTCAAGGCGGTGGCGGTGGTGTCCTTCCGCTACAACGTCATCTGCAACCTTCAGACTCACGAGCAGGAACGCCTTTACAACGCGATCGCGTGGAAGGTCTCGAACGGGAAATACGAGCGCCCTTCCGAGGTGATTGAAGCTCTGCGGAGCGTCTATCCCGACGATGGGCAGTTCAAGGCCGCTTTCGGCGAGAAGGAGCTGCGCACGGCCAACAGCCGCAACAAAAAGGTGGCTCGCTACATCCTCTTCGAGATCGAACGGCAATGCTCCGGTCAGGACCTCGATTTCGAGAGTGCCGCCTACACCCTGGAGCACATCCTTCCGGAGCATCCCTCGGAGGCTTGGGACCATATCGAGGAGTCCAGGCAGGACCGGCTCATCTACCGTATCGGCAACATGACTCCGCTCGAAGTCGGGCTGAACCGCGAGCTGGGCAATCGGGAGTACGCGGAAAAGCGCAAGGTCTACCCGAAAAGCGCGTTTCGGATCACCCGGGCGGTTGCCGAACATTACGAGACCTGGGACGGTTCCAGAATCGAGTCCAGGCAGGAGCGCCTCGCGGCCGTCGCTGCGGGCATCTGGAAAATAGATTTCGGAAGGTAA
- the galE gene encoding UDP-glucose 4-epimerase GalE, with amino-acid sequence MSVLVCGGAGYIGSHNVRALLDRGEGVVVLDNLWTGHRESLPGSVPFYEGDVRDAALLDRILSEHPVESVIHFCACSLVGESVEQPLRYFNNNVYGMQVLLEAMERHGLDKIVFSSSAAVYGEPRRVPILEDDETAPTNPYGETKRTMERMMHWVGLRHGIRYVSLRYFNVAGAREDGSIGEDHRNETHLVPIILQVPLSRRTHVTVYGDDYPTPDGTCIRDYVHISDLADAHLRALDHLRAGGEGGIFNLGSGAGYSVREMIEAARAATGHAIPVEVGPRRAGDPARLVADSTRAREVLGWVPRVTRMEDIVATAWNWHRTHPNGYGG; translated from the coding sequence ATGTCGGTTCTGGTTTGCGGAGGCGCCGGCTATATCGGCTCCCATAACGTCAGGGCGCTGCTGGACCGGGGCGAGGGCGTGGTGGTCCTGGACAACCTCTGGACGGGGCATCGGGAGTCGCTGCCCGGATCCGTGCCCTTCTACGAGGGGGACGTCCGCGACGCGGCGCTGCTGGACCGGATTCTGTCCGAGCACCCGGTGGAGTCGGTCATCCACTTCTGCGCCTGCTCCCTGGTGGGGGAGAGCGTCGAGCAGCCGCTGCGGTACTTCAACAACAACGTGTACGGGATGCAGGTGCTGCTGGAGGCCATGGAGCGGCACGGGCTGGACAAGATCGTCTTCTCCTCCTCCGCCGCGGTCTACGGCGAGCCCAGGCGCGTGCCCATCCTGGAGGACGACGAGACCGCGCCCACCAACCCCTACGGCGAGACCAAGCGGACGATGGAGCGGATGATGCACTGGGTGGGGCTGCGGCACGGCATCCGCTACGTCTCGCTGCGCTATTTCAACGTGGCCGGGGCGCGCGAGGACGGCAGCATCGGCGAGGACCACCGGAACGAGACGCATCTGGTGCCCATCATCCTCCAGGTCCCGCTCTCGAGGCGGACGCACGTCACCGTCTACGGCGACGACTACCCCACCCCGGACGGCACCTGCATCCGGGACTACGTCCACATCTCCGACCTGGCCGACGCGCACCTGCGCGCCCTGGACCATCTGCGCGCGGGCGGGGAGGGCGGCATCTTCAACCTGGGGAGCGGTGCGGGCTACTCCGTGAGGGAGATGATCGAGGCGGCCCGGGCCGCGACGGGACATGCCATCCCCGTGGAGGTCGGCCCGCGCCGTGCGGGCGACCCGGCCCGGCTGGTGGCCGACAGCACCAGGGCCCGCGAGGTCCTGGGCTGGGTGCCGCGCGTCACCCGGATGGAGGACATCGTGGCGACGGCCTGGAACTGGCACCGCACGCACCCGAACGGGTACGGGGGATGA
- a CDS encoding galactokinase, with amino-acid sequence MEYKSVFDVMYPRFWELFGPGNPALFFAPGRVNLIGEHTDYNGGHVFPCAVSMGTWALALPHSERRIRVHSMNFDDRPPVVVDTQGIEYREEHGWGNYPLGVVRTLELHGYPLSSGLDLLFWGDLPNGAGLSSSASLEVLTGTACNELFGFGIRPLDMALLCQEAENRFVGMNCGIMDQFTVSMGRKDCAILLDCNTLDYRYTPLYLAGCRIVITNTNKPHRLRGSEYNLRRAQCEAAVADIARVRPLKTLGELTEQEFESLAGEIRNPVNRRRARHAVTENRRTLRAVEALERSDLRLFGRLMNESHISLRDDYEVTGPELDTLAELAWGTQGVIGSRMTGAGFGGCTVSIVEHQAVDAFRDSIAPAYERAVGYAPSFYVMETANGARNVMP; translated from the coding sequence ATGGAATACAAGAGCGTCTTCGACGTCATGTACCCCCGTTTCTGGGAGCTCTTCGGGCCGGGGAACCCCGCCCTGTTCTTCGCTCCCGGTCGGGTCAACCTGATCGGCGAGCACACGGACTACAACGGCGGGCACGTCTTTCCCTGCGCGGTCTCGATGGGGACGTGGGCCTTGGCGCTCCCCCATTCGGAGCGCCGGATCCGGGTCCACTCCATGAACTTCGACGACCGGCCTCCGGTCGTCGTCGACACGCAGGGCATCGAGTATCGTGAGGAGCACGGATGGGGCAATTATCCCCTGGGCGTGGTGCGGACCCTGGAGCTCCACGGCTACCCGCTCTCCTCGGGGCTGGACCTGTTGTTTTGGGGGGATCTTCCGAACGGCGCGGGGCTGTCCTCCTCCGCGTCCCTGGAGGTCCTGACCGGGACGGCCTGCAACGAGCTGTTCGGTTTCGGGATCCGGCCCCTGGATATGGCGCTGCTGTGTCAGGAGGCGGAGAACCGTTTTGTGGGGATGAACTGCGGCATCATGGATCAGTTCACGGTGAGCATGGGCCGGAAGGACTGCGCCATCCTGCTGGACTGCAACACGCTGGACTACCGCTACACCCCTCTGTACCTGGCGGGGTGCCGCATCGTCATCACCAATACCAACAAGCCGCACCGGCTCCGCGGCTCGGAGTACAATCTTCGGCGGGCCCAGTGCGAGGCGGCCGTGGCGGACATCGCGCGGGTCCGGCCCTTGAAGACGCTCGGCGAACTGACGGAGCAGGAGTTCGAGTCCCTGGCCGGCGAGATTCGGAACCCGGTGAACCGCCGCCGTGCGCGCCACGCCGTGACGGAAAACCGGCGGACCCTGCGGGCCGTGGAGGCCCTGGAGCGCTCGGACCTGCGCCTGTTCGGCCGCCTGATGAACGAGTCCCACATCTCGCTGCGCGACGATTACGAGGTGACGGGACCGGAGCTGGACACCCTGGCGGAGCTGGCGTGGGGGACGCAGGGCGTCATCGGGTCCCGCATGACCGGCGCGGGGTTCGGGGGGTGTACGGTCAGCATCGTGGAGCACCAGGCCGTCGACGCCTTTCGAGACTCGATCGCCCCGGCCTACGAGCGGGCTGTCGGCTACGCGCCCAGCTTCTACGTGATGGAGACCGCGAACGGCGCCAGGAACGTGATGCCGTGA
- a CDS encoding aldose 1-epimerase family protein: MERERLYRYVGNEEQLYGVRRVTLEEGNARGAELYQVSTAGGLEFDVMPDSGLDIGRLRYRGVNINYLSKNGYDSPSRFIPVPDNFDHTFPGGMLYTCGLLSVGPQCRDEEGDGEFHPLHGRFHGQSASGRYGRVEDGAIVVGGEVRETEQWRHALRMSRRISAPAWGSELLVEDRLDNLTPHDTQYMLLYHCNFGYPLLDAGARLVLPECRRTTPRTPYAAEGLAEQCRFSEPIDGEEERVYFNEIEGDALARVLNPRLGIAVELSWSQDTLPILSQWKSMRSGEYVLALEPSTCYTMGRREERAHGTLRTIKAFGTVRMWVRLKFISMTPQAVADLLL, from the coding sequence CCGCTATGTCGGGAACGAGGAACAGCTTTACGGGGTGCGGAGGGTCACCCTGGAGGAGGGGAACGCCAGGGGCGCGGAGCTCTATCAGGTGAGCACCGCGGGAGGCCTGGAGTTCGACGTGATGCCGGACAGCGGCCTGGACATCGGCCGGCTGCGCTACAGGGGCGTCAACATCAATTACCTGAGCAAGAACGGGTACGACTCCCCCAGCCGGTTCATCCCGGTCCCGGACAACTTCGACCACACCTTCCCCGGCGGCATGCTCTACACCTGCGGACTGCTCTCCGTGGGGCCGCAGTGCCGCGACGAGGAGGGGGACGGGGAGTTCCATCCCCTGCACGGACGCTTCCACGGTCAGTCGGCCTCCGGCCGTTACGGACGCGTCGAGGACGGCGCCATCGTGGTGGGCGGCGAGGTCCGGGAGACGGAGCAATGGCGCCATGCGCTCCGCATGTCCCGGCGCATCTCCGCGCCCGCCTGGGGCAGCGAGCTGCTTGTCGAGGACCGGCTGGACAACCTGACGCCCCACGACACGCAGTACATGCTGCTCTACCACTGCAACTTCGGATACCCGCTGCTGGATGCGGGCGCGCGGCTGGTGTTGCCGGAGTGTCGCAGGACCACCCCCCGGACGCCTTATGCCGCCGAGGGGCTCGCGGAGCAGTGCCGTTTCTCGGAGCCCATCGATGGCGAGGAGGAGCGCGTGTATTTCAACGAGATCGAGGGGGACGCTCTGGCCCGGGTGCTGAATCCGCGGCTGGGGATCGCCGTGGAGCTGAGCTGGTCCCAGGACACGCTGCCGATCCTGTCCCAGTGGAAGAGCATGAGGAGCGGGGAGTACGTGCTGGCGCTCGAGCCCTCGACCTGCTACACCATGGGGCGCAGGGAGGAACGGGCCCATGGAACGCTGCGGACGATAAAGGCCTTCGGAACGGTTCGGATGTGGGTCCGGCTGAAGTTCATCTCCATGACGCCGCAGGCCGTCGCCGACCTCCTCCTCTGA